The Apibacter raozihei DNA segment TTATTTTATCAGTCTCTTGTCTTAAAGATGAAATGAATTTTATGTTTTTTATCCACTTATTTTTTAATTTGAGTTCTAATGAATTTGATATTCCTAATTTATTGTAAGAAGATTTATAATGATCAACTTTATCATATCCTGTATCCGGATCTTTTTTTTCCTCATCGGTTGTACCTGTAAAATCCAGATTAACATTCCACCACAAATCCGAATTATTGAATAAAAATAATTTTCTACTCCGTATAGAAGCCGTATATCTTTTGTAAGTTTCGAAGTTATTTCTGGGTTCGGATTTTGCGTCTAACAAATCCAAACTGGTATTAATACTCCAATTATATTTATCAAAATCAATTCCTTTACTTATATAATAAAGTTTACTAAAACCGTCAGCTTTAAATCTGCCTTCCAGTTTATTTCCACCGCTTTTTCTAATAATATTTATTACTCCGGATGTTAAATCTCCATATTCAACAGAAGGAATACCTCTTATAATTTCAACTTTTTCAATATCATCTGTTGAAATAGATCTCATATCTATACCAATTGCTGTTGTTCTTTTTTTATTATCCGACTGCCCGTTGAGTCTTTGACTTGGATCGGGTGAATATTGTAAATTTGCATTGGTATTAATTGGAGAACCATCAATAATAAAACTTGTTCCTAAAGAATTGGTATTATATCCGCTTACACTGCCTGCTTGTCTCAAACGTATAGGGTTTACAGTAGTAAGATCGGGATCTTTGGATATGCCTCCAGGCAAAAGTTCCAGTATATCTGTAAAACTGGAAGGTTGTAAAAGTTCAATTGCTTTTTTATCTATAATTGATTGGGTAGTTACACCTTTAGATTCTTTGGCTGTAACAATTATATTTTGAAGTTCGTTTTCCTTGGTTTCTAAGTGTATTGTTTTGATTAATGACTGAACAAAGCTTATTTGTTCTTCGTATGTGAAATACTGTGGATGTGATATAGTAAGTGTATAATTTCCAGGTATTAATTCTATTTTAGCCTTTCCTTGTTTGTCTGTTAATAAACGATGTTTGCTAAAAGCTGTATCGGTAAGTGTTATAACTGCATTTTCAACTGTTTCATGATTGTAGTTATAAATTATAAATACTATATCAAAATATTTTTTTTGAGCAAAAGATATATTTGATATAAACAGGAATAATAAAATATATTTTAAATAACACATTAATTTTTATTTAGTCTAAATAAAGTTAACAAATATATAAATATTACTGTCTAAACCATTAATAATGTTAAAAAAAAATTAAAAAGAAATAATTTATGAGGAAATTATAAAAATAATATTATTAACAGCTGGTAATGGTTATATTTCTAATTATGATAAGAAAAATAGTATTGTATATTTTTTTATATGAATTTAATTAATTATGTTACAATTATTTTTTGTGAAAAATGATTGATTGTAAGAAATTGTGTTATAAAAACATGAATAAAATATCTTTATACAAATATTTGAAGTAATTTTGCACTCATTTTTTTGATTAGATGGGGAATAGTAATAAATATTTAGGTTCTCTATACATAATACTGGCATCAGTTATGCTGGGAATTGATGGAGGTATTTTAATAGGTTTATATTATAAAATATTTAATTTTTATGATGTTAAGTTTATTGTATTTACAGCTCATTTTATTCCTACACTGCTTTTATCTTTATTCTTTTATAAAAAATATAAAATGCTAAGTGTTTTTAATTTTAATGATTACATCTATTTTTTACTTATAGCATTTTTAGGAGGCACAGTAGGTACAATATCTATAGTTAAAGCTTTACAGCTCAGCGGATTTAGTAAAGTAAGTATTGTTATTTTATTGCAAAAATTACAGCCTGTATTTGCAATAATAATGTCTATGATAATTTTAAAAGAAAAACCCAGATATATTTTTTTCATTGTAGCTATCGTTGCACTTTGTTCCAGTTATTTTCTTGCTTTTGGCTTTTCCAGCCCGATGATGCTTGAAAAAAATAATTTTCAGGCAATAGGATATTCTGTTCTTGCCGCATTTTCTTATGGCAGTTCGCTAGTTTTTGGTAAAAAAGTTTTGCATAAATACGATTTTTTTACCGGTACATTCTATCGCTTTTTATTTACATCTATAATTATGGGTGTTGTAGTGGTTTTTTCGGGTAATCTGGTAAATAATGTACAACAATTTGCTAATACACCCTACTTACTTGTATTTGCAATATTTTCATCATTATGGGGTGTTACAGAAATTTTTGTGTATTATTCAGGTCTTAAAAATACACCAGCCTTGTTAACTTCGATTTTTGAATTAACATATCCTCTAACAGTTGTTTTTATTGATGTAGTTATCAACAAGCACTTTTTAAGTCCTGTACAGATAGCAGCAGTAATTATTTTATTAAGCTCTATTATCTATCTTAATTTAAATATACGAAGAGTAATTATCCACAGAAAAATATAACTGAAATTACATATTTTTGGTAATTGCCTGAACAATTTTGAATCGGTTGAAAAAGCTTTTAAGTACAACTCGTATAACTGTGTATCCAGGAATAGCAAATATAACACCTAAAGCTCCGAAAAGTATTCCGGCAATAAGCATCACTAAAAATATTTCCAGCGGATGAGATTTTACACTTTTAGCATAAATTAACGGTTGAAATATAGCGTTATCAATTAGCTGGGCAATTAAATAAAGAATACTTATCCAAAGAATATTAGGCAATATCTGATCATTGAAATCCATTCCAAGATAAAACATACTACTCATGCTAAGCAAATTAATTATTAAAAATCCTATCATTGGACCTAAGTAAGGAATAAGATTAAAAAAAGCACAAAACATAGCTATAACCAGCATATTATCTACTCCAAAACAACCTAAAATAATAAGATATAGAATGAACATAGATAAAATCTGAAGAGATAATCCTAAAAAATAACGGGTAAGCAAATCTTTAATATTCGAAAGAACCTGAATCACTTTTTTTATATCATTAGTAGGTACCGCGCCTATAATCATACGGTTGAATAAATCTTTTTCCCGTAAAAAGAAAAAAGTTATAAAAGTGATTGAAAAAATAGATATTCCAATTTCTGTTAAAATTGAAAATCCACTTTGTAAAGTATCCTGATGAATCTTAAAATTAAATTTAGGAGTTAACAGTTGTGCATAGTTATCATCAAATATAAAAATATGACGACTCTTTAAAGATTCATCAATAAACTTAATCTGCTCAGTTACTGAAGCTTGTAATTTATTAGTATCTAAAAGAGATAAATTCCCTGCCTGTTCTATAGCTAAAGGTGTTACTAAGCTTAATAAAGCTGTAAAACCTCCAATCATGAAAAATAAAGTTATAAAAGCAGAAATTGTTTTAGTAATTTTTAATCTTTCATTTAAAAATGACATAATAGGTCTACCCATCAATGATAATGCAAAAGCAATAAAAATATATCCTAAAACGAATCGTACTTTCCATAACAGGAAAAACATTAAAATAGTGAATGCTATAATACTTACTGCACTAATTATACCCTTACTAATTTCTTTATAATTCATCAATTTTACATTAAATTGAACATCATCTAAAAAATTCAGATGTCTTATTATTTCTTTAATTTTTCTTTAGTTTGAAACTCTTTTTTTTGGTATATAATTATTTCTGATGTGAAAAGAATTGATTACAAAAAAATAATTACATCAGTTAAAGAGATTATCAAATTTAGCATTAATTCAAGGTATATTTACAGAAATTTTCACAAAGATTTTTAATGTATAGATATAAATCAATCAAACCTAAATATAGTTGCTTAATCCATCTAACAAATTCAATATTTTTTCTTTAAATTCCGACATCCCCATAATTTGAATAGTTATGAGTTACATAATTGTAGTCTTAATTTAAAGATTTCATCAATTAATTTAGTTCTGACTTTTTAATTTAGGTTTAACACTATCTTCTTTGGTAACTATAATAAATATATCTTCATTGTTTTTTTTAAAAAAATAATTTTCCCGAGCATATTTTTCCCGTGCTTCTTTATTATTTTTTAAGTTATTATATTGAATGTATTCCGAATCCAGCTTGCTTTTATAATGCTCTTTTTCATGCCTTAATTTTGAAATTTCTTTATTTAACTCTCTGTGAGTAAGATAAGAATTTGTATCGAAAAAAATCATCCAAACTATAAAAATTACTGATAAAATAACATATATACTCGTATACCAATGTTTTTCAAATATAGACTTTTCTTTTACTATTTTTTTATTTTCTCGAGCCATTTAATTATTAATGTACTGTTTTTAGAGTGTTTTGTATTACAGAGGTTAATACATCTATAGCAACTGTATTTTTTTTCATTGTGGGAATAATGATATCTGCGTAAGCCATTGAAGGTTGAATAAATTCTTCATGCATCGGTTTGAGAGTCATTTGATAACGGTGTATAACCTCTTCAAGATCTCTTCCTCGATCCTGAATATCCCTTCTGATTCTTCTTATTAACCGCTCATCAGAATCTGCGTTTACAAATACTTTTACATCAAATTCTTTTCTTAATTCTTTATTTGCTAATACAAGAATTCCTTCAACAATTAATATTTCTTTGGGTTGAATGATAGTTAAATCTTCTGTTCGAGAGTGAGTAATAAATGAATATACAGGTTCATACACTGGCATACCTGCTTTTAGTTTTTTTATTTGTTCAATTAAAAGTTCAAAATCTATGGAACGGGGATGATCGTAATTTAGTTTTGTTCTTTCTTCAAAGGATAAATCAGGATTAGAATGATAATAGTTATCTTGAGTCAATACATTTACCCTGTCAAAATCCAGCTGTTTAAGTAAATTACTTACAACAGTTGTTTTTCCAGAACCTGTT contains these protein-coding regions:
- a CDS encoding AI-2E family transporter, whose protein sequence is MNYKEISKGIISAVSIIAFTILMFFLLWKVRFVLGYIFIAFALSLMGRPIMSFLNERLKITKTISAFITLFFMIGGFTALLSLVTPLAIEQAGNLSLLDTNKLQASVTEQIKFIDESLKSRHIFIFDDNYAQLLTPKFNFKIHQDTLQSGFSILTEIGISIFSITFITFFFLREKDLFNRMIIGAVPTNDIKKVIQVLSNIKDLLTRYFLGLSLQILSMFILYLIILGCFGVDNMLVIAMFCAFFNLIPYLGPMIGFLIINLLSMSSMFYLGMDFNDQILPNILWISILYLIAQLIDNAIFQPLIYAKSVKSHPLEIFLVMLIAGILFGALGVIFAIPGYTVIRVVLKSFFNRFKIVQAITKNM
- a CDS encoding FtsB family cell division protein; this translates as MARENKKIVKEKSIFEKHWYTSIYVILSVIFIVWMIFFDTNSYLTHRELNKEISKLRHEKEHYKSKLDSEYIQYNNLKNNKEAREKYARENYFFKKNNEDIFIIVTKEDSVKPKLKSQN
- the udk gene encoding uridine kinase, giving the protein MLTIGIAGGTGSGKTTVVSNLLKQLDFDRVNVLTQDNYYHSNPDLSFEERTKLNYDHPRSIDFELLIEQIKKLKAGMPVYEPVYSFITHSRTEDLTIIQPKEILIVEGILVLANKELRKEFDVKVFVNADSDERLIRRIRRDIQDRGRDLEEVIHRYQMTLKPMHEEFIQPSMAYADIIIPTMKKNTVAIDVLTSVIQNTLKTVH
- a CDS encoding DMT family transporter is translated as MGNSNKYLGSLYIILASVMLGIDGGILIGLYYKIFNFYDVKFIVFTAHFIPTLLLSLFFYKKYKMLSVFNFNDYIYFLLIAFLGGTVGTISIVKALQLSGFSKVSIVILLQKLQPVFAIIMSMIILKEKPRYIFFIVAIVALCSSYFLAFGFSSPMMLEKNNFQAIGYSVLAAFSYGSSLVFGKKVLHKYDFFTGTFYRFLFTSIIMGVVVVFSGNLVNNVQQFANTPYLLVFAIFSSLWGVTEIFVYYSGLKNTPALLTSIFELTYPLTVVFIDVVINKHFLSPVQIAAVIILLSSIIYLNLNIRRVIIHRKI